TAAACCGCGATGCCGGCGCTGCCGCCGACCACGAGGCGCTCGCCATCCGGCGACCACACCGCCGTATAGGCTTGTCCCAGCCCGTAGCGCACCTGCGGCACGACGACCAGCGGGTCGTCTTGGGCGCGCGTCGGGGTCATCACGACGAGCAGCACGATCAGGGCACGTATGATCATCGACACGAGAACCTCCCGCGTCACGACGTTGACGAGCACGATCACTCTCGCGAAGGGGCGTATAGCCCGCGTGGAGGTGTGGAGGCCTCGCCTCCACGCTCGGTTACACCGACGGGCTTTGGATCGTGCGCCCGAGTTTGGTCTGGCGGACGGCGTACTGCAATCGGCCTTCGCCGCCGGCGGCGCCCACCGGCACGGTGACCATCACGGCGGTGCCTTTGCCGGGGCGGCTTTCTAGCTTCAACGCCCCGCCGATCAGTTCGGCGCGTTCATGCATGTTGACCATGCCGAAGCTGCCGCGCTCGACGTACTTGTCCTGTACGGCGTCCACGTCGAACCCGACGCCGTTGTCTGCCACCCGGACGAGTACCTGATCGTTCTTGACGGCCACGTCGATCTTGATCATCTGCGCCTGCGCGTACTTGCGGGCGTTGCTGATCGCTTCCTCGATCAAGTAGAACAGCGCGTCCTGCGACTCCATCGGCAGCACGTGATCGACCTGCTCGTCGATGCGCAGCGTGATGTTCTGGGCGAACGTCTTGCGCGTTTTCTCGACCAACTGGGCGAGCGCGACGCTCAACCCCTGCGATTCGAGGGCGAGCGGGCGCAGCTTGAACAGCACATGGCGAATCTCGGCGGTGGCTTGCTTGGCCATGTCCTCGACGGCTTCGATCTCCGGCTTGAGCTTGTCGATCTGGCCGCGGTCGAGCAGCATCTTGAGGATGCCGGTGCGCATCGTCACGGCGCTGATCGTCTGCGTCGGTATGTCGTGCAGGTCGCGCACGAGCGCCTGCCGCGCGTTCTGCTCGAGGCGCACGATGCGCTCCTTTTCGAGGAGCAAATTACCGTAAAGCGAGGCGTTCTGCAGCGCGACGGTCACCTGCGTGGCGATGGTCTGGACGATGTCGAGAATGTCGGAGTTGAACGCGTCTTCGTCCGACGTGCCGAAGACGAGCACGCCGTAGTTGATGTACTCGGCGCGCAGGGGCACGGCCATCGTCGAGCGGGTACGCGCAAAGGCGACCATTTCGGCCAGTTCGGGGTCTTTCGGCCCCGGCCCGCCGATCACCGCGACGCCTTCGGACATCGCCCCGCCAATGACACCCGAGCGCGCCGCGAACAGCTTATCCAGCTCGTAGTGCGCCAGCCCGCGGTTGTTGACGATCTGAAGCTGCTCGTCGGAATCACGCACCAGCAGAACCATACCGACCACACGCACGTTCGATGCGCGGCGGAGGCCCAGCCGGCCGATGTCGAGCGCGGCGTCGAGGATTTTCTGATAACTGGTGGTATTCAGTGACGTCGCAACCGAGACAACCGCCCGTGTGCCTTCACGGATGGTCGCCAGCTCGTTTTCAAGGCGATCCACAATCTTCTTGAACTGGCGCGTGTTCTGCCCGCGGTGGTTGAGGTCCGCCCAATTCCACAGCCCGGCGAGCGTTACAGCCACGATCGCGACCAGCGCGACTTCCCAGTAGGACTGGAGCGAGTCGACGATGCCGCCGTAGGCGAACACGACGCCGACCGCCGCCGCCAACACGGTGCCAAATGCGACCAGCACGCCCCACGGCCATTCCGTGCGGCTGATTCCGATCAAGGCGACGACCCCAGCGGCGAGCAGCACGGGAAGCGGCCTGCCCTGTACCATATAGGCCACCGCCCCGACGGTACCCCAGTCGGCAGTGATTTGAAGCACGGTCAGGCTGCTTTGAAGACCCCGCCCCACAATGCCCAGCGCCACGAGGCTGTTGGTCACCAGAATGACCACTCCGCCCAGCAGCAGCACGTTCGAGTCGAACGTTAAGCCTGCGCCGGGGTCCAACAGCGGCAGTGCGACGGCGGCGGCGGCGGCCAACAGTCGCAGCAGCATGGCTGCCCATTGCATGGTCTGGCTTTGCGGATTATCCATCAAGCGCACATTTGCCCGGGGACTGATGTCCCTATTATACGGGGCGAGTCCCGCATGCCGGATAGGAGATTTCTCATCGTCCGATCAGCCGTCCGTCACGCTTACCTGACATCGACATAGTACCCGGACGCTAGTTTACCAGCGTGAACGTGTTCGGCGCACTTTTTACCTTGCCGTTCTCGTTGAACGCAACGACCTTCCACGTGTACGGCACGCTCGCCTGCAGCGCCACGCCGAGGCTGTCGATCGGCACGACACAGGTCGACGAGCAGTTGAACGAGAGAGGCGGTTCCTTGGCCTTGTAAACCGCCGTTCCGGCCGGGTCTTTGATGACGACCTTGTACAGGTCGGCACCGCTCGCCGCCGTCCAGATCAGGCTTTGCCCGGTAGCCGGTACGTCCCCAATAGGGGCGATCAGCGTGGGCGTTTCCGGCAGGTCGATGGCCAAGAAACTGACCGACTTCGTCCACTTGCTGTAGCGGTCCACGCCGTCGAACTGCCGCGCGCGCAGATACCACCGTCCGGCGGGCAAGCTCACCGGGATGAGTGGATCCTGCGCGAGGCTCGCGCCGTTGTCGAACTCGGGCGAAGTGAACGCGGCGCTGTTGTCGATCTGGATATGGAATGCGGCGTCATAACCTTCGACGTAGTTGCTGTCCCCTTCGGCGACCAGCACGGTAATGTCCAGCCCATAGCTCAAGCCGGCCAGCGGAGAGAGCACGGTTGGCTTGCCCGGTACCGGCACGATGCACGGCACGCTAGCGTCACCTGTCGGCTGATACTTGAGCTTTACGTCATCGATCAGATAGGCGGCAAGTCCATCGTCGCTCATGCCCGAGAACTCGACGCGAATCCCGCCCCAACCTGCCGGCGTCACCGCCCAAACGGTGTGCTTGATCGGGGGCGAGTTGGGCGGCACGGTGAAGGAGCAGTTGGCGATAGTCTGTGCGCCGTCCGCGCGTTGGAGGCGTACGCGCATGGTTTTGGCCTGCGCGCTGCTGTTGCCGAGTTTTACGACCAGCTTGAGTTTGGAGTTCGCGCTGATAATCGTCGGGATGTCCTGCCTTAGGATCGCCGGGTTAGGCGAACCAACGCCGCGATAAAAGTTGAACACGCCGCTCAACACGGTCGTGCCTTGCGCGCCGGTCACCAGCCATTCGCTTGTACCGGCGTCGAACGACGGGTTCTTGACGACGTTGGTGCCGACCGGGATATCGGCCGTCTGCAGGATGTCGATCGGCTGGAAGTACTGGGTGACAATCTCGGGCCACAGCGCGCCCAAGTCGGCCATGTCCTTGGTGCCCCACTGCGGCATGCAGCGCGGGAAGTTGTAGGCGTCGCACAGCGCCTGCGTGCTCAGAAAATGAGTTTCCTGCACGATCCCGTTGAACGTGGCGCGATAGGGCCATGTGTGATCTACGGCGGCGTTAGTGGTCGGCTTGGCGCTGTTGGGGAAGAACACCATGTCGCAGGTGTTGTCCACGACATCGACGCCCTCGGGGCGTGCGCCGGGGGCAAGCCGCACCACGTTGTAGCGCCACCATCCGAACATCTTGACGGCGATCGCGCCAGCACGCAGGGATTCCGTCGGCCAAGCGTTGGGCCATTCGTTCGGGAGTACGTTCTTCACGTACTCGCGAAAGTCCATCTCGATGATCTCGGTGATTTCCTTATCGTTGGCCAGCCAATCGCCGCAGTGGATGTAGGGCGTGATCCCGACCCGGATGGTCATCGGGAAGGCGATGTGCGAGATGTTGCGCGGTTCGCTCCCCGCCTCACGCAGGGCGAACGCCTCCGCGTCGAGCTGGCGCGCGGCGGCGATGTCTTCGGCCGTGCGTTCGATCGGGAATTCGGGTGGGGACTTCGGCACGGACGGTTGAGCAGCAACCGGCACAATCCCAAGCAGTATCACAGCGATCAGCACGGCGGAAAGACGGGTCATCAATCGGCGTCCCCTCTACGTAGTTCACCGCCTATTATACGGTACGCCGCGCTGCGACCCTAAACCACGCCTCAATTGTGCGGATCACACGAAACAGTCTCGGCAATCAATCCCCTTATCATCGCGGCGGCGCGTGTGATAGACTCCGCTCGTTACACTCATCACAAACGCCAGTCTTTGGCAGCATGGAGGTCCGATGAGCACACACAAGCGACTGGTAATTCCCGGCCCGGTGGAAGTCCGCGAGGAGATTTTGCAGGCGCAGACGCAGTGGATGATCGGGCATCGCTCGACCGCCTTCGCCGACCTCTACGCGCGCATGCAGACCAAGCTCAAGCACGCGTTCCAAACCGAGAACCGGGTCATCTTGCTCGGCTCGTCCGGTACGGGCCTATGGGAAGGCGCATCGCGCAACTGCATCCGTGACGACAAGCCCGTTCTGCACCTGATCGGCGGCGCGTTCAGCGAGCGCTGGGCCGAGATCAGCAAAGCCAACGGCAAGCAAGTCGATACCGTCGAGGTCGAGTGGGGACAGGCCCATACGCCGGAGATGGTCGCCGAGGCGCTGGCCAAGAAGACGTATGACGCGGTGTGCGCCGTCCACAACGAGACGAGCACCGGCGTCACCAACCCGATCAAGGCCATTGGCGAGGTCGTGCGCCAGTACGACGACACGTTGTTCTTGGTCGACACCGTCAGCGGATTTCTCGGCGCCGAACTGCGCGTCGACGAGTGGGGCATCGACTTCGCGCTGACCAGTTCGCAGAAGGCATTCGCCCTGCCGCCCGGCTTGGCGTTCGCGTCGGTCAGCGAGCGGGTCCTCGCCCGCGCCAAGCAGGTCCCCTTCCGCGGCTACTACTTCGACCTGATCGAGATCACCAAGAGCGGCGACAAAAACAACACGCCGTCGACGCCGCCCGTCAGCTTGATGTTTGCCGCCGACAAGCAGTTGGACGACATCATGGCCGAAGGGTTGGAAAACCGCTGGGCGCGTCATCTCACCATGCGCGAGATGACTCACCAGTGGTCGGACAGCCGCGGGTTCGGCGTCTTTGCCGACCGCGCCTATGCCAGCCCGACCGTTACCACCGTCGACAACCGCACCAAACAGATCGACGTGGATGCGATGGCCAAGTTCATGTCGGGCAAGAACTTCAGCATGGACAAGGGGTACGGCAAGATCAAGGGGCCGACCTTCCGCATCGCGCACATGGGCGACATGCAGATCGGCACGCTCGAAGAAGTCCTGTCCGGCCTCGACGAATTCATCGGCGCGTAGAGTTCGCGTTCCCCTCACCCCCTGACCTCCTCGCCCCTTGCGGGCGAGGAGGAAGCCGTACGTTCTAGATACGCCCTCAACCCGATTGTACTTCTCCCCTCTCCCCTCAGAGGGAGAGGGGGCGGGGGTGAGGGGGCAGCAAACCAACACAAGGAGACACACACCCATGCCGTTTCACGTCCTGATTTCGGACAACGTCGACAAGCGCGCGATTGCGCTGCTGCAGGAGAAACCCGACTTGCGCGTGACGGCGGGTGGAGACCTGTCGCGCGAGCAAACGATCGCCGCGCTGCCTGAGGCCGATGCGCTGATCATTCGCAGCGCGACAAAGGCCAACGCCGAACTCCTCGGCTATGCATCCAAGCTCAAGGTGATCGCCCGTGCCGGAGTCGGTGTCGATAACGTCGACCTGAACGCGGCGACCGACAAGGGCATCGTCGTAATGAACACGCCTGATGGCAACACCATCAGCACCGCCGAGCACACCTTCGGCCTGATGCTGTCGCTGGCGCGGCACATTCCGCAGGCGCACGCCAGCCTCGCCGGCGGCGCATGGGACCGCAAGAGTTTCACCGGTCTGGAGCTGCGCGACAAGACGCTCGGCATCGTCGGTTTTGGGCGCATCGGGCGTGCTGTCGCCAAGCGCGCGCTGGCCTTCGAGATGAACGTGATCTCGTACGACCCGTTTGTGCTGCCGGACATGGCTGCCGATATGGGCGTGACGATGGTCTCGCTCGATACGCTGTTCGCGCAGAGCGATTTCATCAGCCTGCACACGAGTGTGAACGACGAGTCGCGCTACATGGTCGACGCCAAGAGCATCGCCAAGATGAAGGACGGCGTGCGCCTGATCAACGCGGCGCGCGGTGTGCTCATCCGCGACACCGATTTGGCTGACGCAATCAAGAGCGGCAAGGTGGCGGGCGCGGCGCTCGACGTCTTCGAGCCTGAGCCGCCCGCGACCGACAACCCGCTGATCGGCCTGCCGGGTGTCATTCACACCCCGCACCTGGCCGCCAGCACCAAAGACGCGCAGAACAACGTGGCGATCGACGCGGCGCAGTTGGTGATCGACGCGCTGATGCTGGGCCGCTACGCCAACGTCTGCAATCCGGCGGTGCTGCAAACGCACTAGGCAGGGTTCAGGAGTCAGTTGTCAGTTTTCAGACGTCAGGACTCAGGAGTCAGACGTCAGTTCGAAGGACGGCTCAGGTCGGGCCGTCCTTTGTGATTCGAGGAGCGTGCAGGATCAGCCCGCAGGGCTTTGAACGTGTTCGCCGGGCGTTTCAACGCTCGGCGGGAGCGCAGGACTCAGGAGTCAGACGTCAGTTCACGGGACGGCTCAGGTTGGGCTGTCCTTTGTGATTCGAGGAGCGTGCAGGATCAGCCCGCAGGGCTTCGAACGTATTAGCCGGGCGTTTCAAGGCGTGTCCGAAAATCAACGAAAGAGGGTGGCTAAGGCGCCAAGTGGGCGGTTGAGCATGCGGTTGAGATAGAGGCCGATGTTGTAAGCGGCGGTTTTGGCGGCTAAGCGGGTGAGTTGTCCCCACCGTGAGTGGGCCAGTAGCCGTTTGAAGCCGAACACGTTGTCCAGGCGGGCGAACACCGTTTCTACGATCTGCCGGTGCGAGGCTAGCCAACGGTGCTGCGCCGCACTCCACGTGCCGGGCTCGTTAGGCGGCGGCGGGGCCAACACGCGTGCGCCATAGGCCTGCTGCCATTGCTGCCGCCAACGCCGCCCATTGAACCCGCGGTCGGCTAGATAATCGCCGCTCAATGTTTCGCCTACTGCAGCCCAGCCAAACAGATGCGTGGCTGCAGGCGGCGTAGTGCGTGGTTTGTTGCCATCCCGTGGGCGCTGTTTCGGTTCGTGCAGCGCGTCCCCACCTGCCCGTCGGTTCAACAACGCTTCTAACAACCAGCGGTCGTTCACATTCGCGCCTGCCGCAATCCAGCCTCGAATAACGCCGCTAGGGCTCACCGCCATAAGCACCCGCTCGCCCCACACGAAGCGCCCGTAGCTGCCTCGTCCCCGACGGCTTTGCCAGGTCCAATGGGTGGACTGACGCTGGGCTTGGCCATTGCTGAGACTGGGTACAGGCACGCTGTCCACGCTCTCATAGAGTTCATCTGCGCCGCGCAATTGCTCGGCTACAAGCTGTTGCAGCCTCACAAAGCCACCCCACAAACACCGCACCCGCCGATTGAACGCACTTCGCCCCAACATGGTCGGGAACAAACCGCGTAAATGCCGCTGCACGTAAGCGACCACTTCCCGTTCTGAGCGCCACGGCATTCCCGCCTGCCATTGCCCCGCCAGCGCAACGGTCAGCACCTCGCTGTCGCTCATTCTCATTCTGCCACCGCGGTGCCGCTGCATCGATTCGGCGATTTCAGCTTTGTACCAGTCATCGACCAGTACGTATAATGTCGTGAAGATGGTGTCCATATCCATCGCTGATCTCCTTGTTGGCGCAAGAGATTCTAGCGCTTATGGACACCTTCTCTATTTTCGGACACGCCTGTAAGCCCTTTGGAATACGCGTTTTTGCCTCAGCGCCACGCCAGCGGCACGGCGACGCGGAAGCCCTCGAGGAAGCCTTGCGCATCGAGGACGACTCCGCCGAGCCGGTCGCGCTGGGTGCCGTCGGGGTCGACCACCACCACGTCGACGTACGGACGCGGCGAGGTCTCGGTCGTCTGCTTGTACTGGATCAGGGCGACGGCGCCGTCTGCGCGCACGGCCATCGTAGCCGCATACTGTCCGCGCGCGACGAGTGTCTCGACGCCGCTTTGGAGGTCGAGGCGATAGAGCGACGTATCGCGCCCGGCCGCGCCGCCCGTAGTATACAGCAGCGCGGTGCTGTCGAGCGTGAAGCCCATCGCGCGTACGGCATCCCCGGCGCGGTTGATGGGGATGCGAATGGGCGGTCCGGCGGCAGAGACGTCAAGCACGGCCAGTTCAGCCCCTTCAGGCGCATTGACGCCCAGCGCCCAATAACGGCCGTTGGGCGACCGCAGCGCCGTGGCGATGTCCCCCAGCGCATAGCGCAGCGGCACATAGCGGCGTACCGTCGCCGCACGGTTGATGATCGGCTCGGCGCTCGGGTCGGCTGCAAGCAGGTCGATGGTGTAGACGGACGCGGAATCGCGGGCCAAGCCATCCGACGCCGAGAAGACGATAGCGCTGCCGTCGCGCGTCGCGGCGATCATGTAGGTTTGGGTCGCGGGGAAATAGCCGCCCGCCTGCGCGCCGCTGGCCAGCAG
The sequence above is a segment of the Candidatus Flexicrinis affinis genome. Coding sequences within it:
- a CDS encoding phosphoglycerate dehydrogenase translates to MPFHVLISDNVDKRAIALLQEKPDLRVTAGGDLSREQTIAALPEADALIIRSATKANAELLGYASKLKVIARAGVGVDNVDLNAATDKGIVVMNTPDGNTISTAEHTFGLMLSLARHIPQAHASLAGGAWDRKSFTGLELRDKTLGIVGFGRIGRAVAKRALAFEMNVISYDPFVLPDMAADMGVTMVSLDTLFAQSDFISLHTSVNDESRYMVDAKSIAKMKDGVRLINAARGVLIRDTDLADAIKSGKVAGAALDVFEPEPPATDNPLIGLPGVIHTPHLAASTKDAQNNVAIDAAQLVIDALMLGRYANVCNPAVLQTH
- a CDS encoding alanine--glyoxylate aminotransferase family protein, which gives rise to MSTHKRLVIPGPVEVREEILQAQTQWMIGHRSTAFADLYARMQTKLKHAFQTENRVILLGSSGTGLWEGASRNCIRDDKPVLHLIGGAFSERWAEISKANGKQVDTVEVEWGQAHTPEMVAEALAKKTYDAVCAVHNETSTGVTNPIKAIGEVVRQYDDTLFLVDTVSGFLGAELRVDEWGIDFALTSSQKAFALPPGLAFASVSERVLARAKQVPFRGYYFDLIEITKSGDKNNTPSTPPVSLMFAADKQLDDIMAEGLENRWARHLTMREMTHQWSDSRGFGVFADRAYASPTVTTVDNRTKQIDVDAMAKFMSGKNFSMDKGYGKIKGPTFRIAHMGDMQIGTLEEVLSGLDEFIGA
- a CDS encoding GAF domain-containing sensor histidine kinase, which encodes MDNPQSQTMQWAAMLLRLLAAAAAVALPLLDPGAGLTFDSNVLLLGGVVILVTNSLVALGIVGRGLQSSLTVLQITADWGTVGAVAYMVQGRPLPVLLAAGVVALIGISRTEWPWGVLVAFGTVLAAAVGVVFAYGGIVDSLQSYWEVALVAIVAVTLAGLWNWADLNHRGQNTRQFKKIVDRLENELATIREGTRAVVSVATSLNTTSYQKILDAALDIGRLGLRRASNVRVVGMVLLVRDSDEQLQIVNNRGLAHYELDKLFAARSGVIGGAMSEGVAVIGGPGPKDPELAEMVAFARTRSTMAVPLRAEYINYGVLVFGTSDEDAFNSDILDIVQTIATQVTVALQNASLYGNLLLEKERIVRLEQNARQALVRDLHDIPTQTISAVTMRTGILKMLLDRGQIDKLKPEIEAVEDMAKQATAEIRHVLFKLRPLALESQGLSVALAQLVEKTRKTFAQNITLRIDEQVDHVLPMESQDALFYLIEEAISNARKYAQAQMIKIDVAVKNDQVLVRVADNGVGFDVDAVQDKYVERGSFGMVNMHERAELIGGALKLESRPGKGTAVMVTVPVGAAGGEGRLQYAVRQTKLGRTIQSPSV
- a CDS encoding SpoIID/LytB domain-containing protein; the encoded protein is MTIRVGITPYIHCGDWLANDKEITEIIEMDFREYVKNVLPNEWPNAWPTESLRAGAIAVKMFGWWRYNVVRLAPGARPEGVDVVDNTCDMVFFPNSAKPTTNAAVDHTWPYRATFNGIVQETHFLSTQALCDAYNFPRCMPQWGTKDMADLGALWPEIVTQYFQPIDILQTADIPVGTNVVKNPSFDAGTSEWLVTGAQGTTVLSGVFNFYRGVGSPNPAILRQDIPTIISANSKLKLVVKLGNSSAQAKTMRVRLQRADGAQTIANCSFTVPPNSPPIKHTVWAVTPAGWGGIRVEFSGMSDDGLAAYLIDDVKLKYQPTGDASVPCIVPVPGKPTVLSPLAGLSYGLDITVLVAEGDSNYVEGYDAAFHIQIDNSAAFTSPEFDNGASLAQDPLIPVSLPAGRWYLRARQFDGVDRYSKWTKSVSFLAIDLPETPTLIAPIGDVPATGQSLIWTAASGADLYKVVIKDPAGTAVYKAKEPPLSFNCSSTCVVPIDSLGVALQASVPYTWKVVAFNENGKVKSAPNTFTLVN